The genome window tcatttataaaaaaatatatctttgaATTTTTATCCTTTAAACTAACTCCTATTTATACCCTTATTCCACATAATTCCTTGCACATGTTTATTAACTGCACACTTTTAAAACAGCACTGAATTTCACCAcacatattgtttttgtatgcGAGAAATAAAACCTTTGAATCACAAATTTCACAGataataacatttatacatttaataaactgttGAATTCAGtcgcttttttctttctcttctttactGTGGTCAAGCAAATCCGATTTCCTTCTTAATTAAcgtaataaatatgtaaattttGTCAGAGTGTACcattacaattttaaatgtaatttaaacaaAACTACTGAGGTTATGTTAacttacatttactttatattctcctttaaatgtattctttattttcacAGTCGTCATGTTTAGCAACAAgggttttactttgaaaataatGTACGGAAGTACTTTTAGTTTCTTCCGGCTGACTTCCAGCAGTCTACCAAATTCGTTGAACTTTGGCTATTTTAATAGCTAAGTAAGTCTTTCGTCGTTCAAATATTCAgctctgtattttatttgatcacTTACAAGTGTGTGCTGTTCGACAAAGACttgttattcatatatattaagGTTATATCCTCCAACCGGTAATTGAAACTAACTTCTCTGGCTAGCGTTAGCTAAGTTAGCTAGGCTAACCACTCCATGGCGCCTCTCCGGGTCCTGTGCATTCACGGTTACCGTCAGAACGGCAGCTCGTTCCGGGAAAAGACGGGAGCGCTGCGGAAGCTGTTGAAGAAACACGTGGAGCTCGTTTACCTGAGCGCACCTCACAGTGTCCAGCAAGCCAGCAGTGAAGGTGGGTTGTCCAAAACACTGTAGGTGTAGGTGAGTTGCCTTGTTTGTTATTGAAAGTATAGAGATGATGATACCAAGCTCGCTTTCActtgtattatttaaatgtgttctaCAATGACCCCTTAAGGAGGACGTAGTTACACATCAAATATAACAATGCAAAGGATAAGCTAAATAATCAACAAAATAATTACTTGAATGCAGCTGGTTTAATACATTTCGCACGGTCAGTGACAATTTTGATTTAACCATTTTTcaattatgacatttttattattattctcttgAATCTTTATCAACCAGTCCATCAAATCTGGGACCAACTTCATCACCATGGTCACCTGTCACACGCTATATACGTGGTCTTGATAACAATTATGCACATATCAGTTATTGTTTACTAAATTGGTAAACTTTTACTAAATTGGTAAACTTTAAGAATGATATTGTTATGCTATGTAGTTGCTATTGCTATAGTTTTGTAACCTTAACAAATCAAGAATGAGTTACAGCTACAGACTGCTGGTAAAATAAGTCTATGGTAAAATATGTTCTATAATAggataattcattcattcatcaattTACAACTTTCCTTGAAttgtctccatccatccatccatccatccatcgtctaccgcttatccgggatcgggtcgcgggggcagcagctccagtaaggaaccccaatcttcccttctccgggccacatcctccagctccgactgggggatcctgaggcgttcccaggccagtgaggagatataatctctccaccgagtcctgggtcttccccggggtctcctcccagctggacgtgcctggaacacctccctagggaggcgcccaggtggcatccttactagatgcccgaaccacctcaactggctcctttcaacgtaaaggagcagcggctctactccgagtctctcacggatggctgagcttctcaccctatctctaagggagacgccagccacccgtctgagaaaacccatttcggccgcttgtacccgcgttCTCGTTCTCCTTGAATTGTCTGTGATCTGAAAATAACTTTCAAATCATGCACATTTCAGATTTTAAAATACACTTTGGTCCACTCATCTGTGGTGCCTCCCTTTTGAATTGTACATAATTTAACACAGCAGAATAaccactttcttcttctttcctttcaaaAGCTCCAGAGAAGGAGAATGGCTCAGGTCCTGGACCTGGAGGTGACGAGGACCCCAAGGGTTGGTGGTTTTCTGACGTCCAGGCTCGGAGTTTCAGCGCTCAACAGCAGTGTGAGGAAAGTCTGGGGCTCGACGAGAGTGTGGCGGCTGTGAGAGAAGCTGTGAAGGTCCAAGGTCCATTTGACGGCATCCTGGGCTTCAGTCAGGGAGCAGCTTTTGTGGCCATGTTGTGCTCTCTTCAGGAGCAAAAACTGGAGCCAGATTTCAGCTTCCACTTTGCCATTCTTGTCGCTGGTTTCCCCAGCGCATGTAAGAAGCACCAAAACTTCTACAACCCTCCCCTCCAGATCCCCTCCCTGCATGTGTTTGGACTGGAAGACCGAGTCA of Cottoperca gobio chromosome 14, fCotGob3.1, whole genome shotgun sequence contains these proteins:
- the ovca2 gene encoding esterase OVCA2; the protein is MAPLRVLCIHGYRQNGSSFREKTGALRKLLKKHVELVYLSAPHSVQQASSEAPEKENGSGPGPGGDEDPKGWWFSDVQARSFSAQQQCEESLGLDESVAAVREAVKVQGPFDGILGFSQGAAFVAMLCSLQEQKLEPDFSFHFAILVAGFPSACKKHQNFYNPPLQIPSLHVFGLEDRVIPDNMSRELLPSFQDPQVLTHPGGHFVPAASAHRQAYQDFLKRFQ